The sequence CGCGCGCCGATGTGTACTTCGATGCGGCGAACGTGCTGCGACTGACATACAATCGGCTGGAGAGCCCCGACGACTCCGCCGTGGACACGCTGATGTCCTTCTGGGATCGCGTGCCGTTGCCGTCCACCGACGAGGAGAACATGATTCGCATGGACCTCGATGTTGTGTACAGCCTCTGCAACCCCGAGGGTGCGCAGGACGggctggagaagctgctcaGTCGCATCATCCACTCGATGCTGCAGATGCAGCTgatggacgaggaggtgctggacgAATTCCTCTGCCTGGatgtggagggggggcttTGTGCCAAGGTCATTGCCGACTACAAGGAGCGCTTCCCCAAGTAACGCGGCTCTCGGCTTCCTGTCTCCGCAGCGCCTTCTGTGCTCATCATTACCGTGTGTGGGCACAAGCTACCGGAAAGCAGTGGCGGAGAAGTGTGTGGCTGCATGTCTAACGGTTAAGGTGGATGAGGGATGACTGTCGTCGTGGCGTGAAGGGTCGCTTCTTTCGGCTTTTTCTCAGCACCCTCGAAGTGGGTGGCGCggtcgacggtggcggtgcgctcACTCGAACGTgtgagcgcacacacgcgcgtgttcGTCGTTCTTTCgctgtcttttttttttgtctgcgTTGCGTAATGGATTGCCTTAATCGAATAAACGGCGCCCCacacctcctcttccccctctccgcctcacTTGCCGAGCACACCATCGAATGTCAGGAAGGCATCGAGAAAAGAGGTGAAGTGAACCACAGCGACGAGTGTACATGTATGAAGGTAGAGGATCGAAGGGGTGACGGAGCGTGTGATGCTCCCGCCGGTGGTGATTGGGCCTCTCAGGAGGCAAGCGCACCAAGatagggggagagagtggaggaggatggTGTGCTCACTTGAAGGGAAGACGCGGACTGGCATTTGCGTGCACAGACGTTCGTGTGCGCGTGACGCCGATGCTGCACGTAACTTTAGCACTGCTTGACGaccgccctcttcctctttccctGTCCCTTCGTCTCTTGCTCGTCTTCGCTGCGTAGTCTTCCTTGTtcgcgtgcgcagcagcggcgctcccTCCCAATGCGAAGCACAAAATGCCGAGAAAGGCTGTGCTGAGCGAAGAAACGTGTTTGTGATAACAGAGGGCGTTAATGATCCTGAGCACATGGACCGTGTCTCAGTCTCTGTGTTGTGTTCTCCACGCCGCGTCTCTGTTGCCCTGTCTTGCACTCTGTGCCTGACATCCCTGCAGTCTCTCCTCTCACTGTGTTGCCGTAGTGATGAATGAGGCAGTAGATGAGGCGGCGGATGACCCGCATGAtcggggtggggggaggaggcacagGGCTGGCGGGCCgcgagtggtggtggtgagtgTGGGGGGTACTTCAAGTGTACGTTCGAGTGCGTATGCGTGTCACTATGTGCATCCTTGCGTGACCCTTCCTGGCCTCTTGCCATTCCGCCGCTCTttgcgccgcgacacgccggtgtgtgtgtgtgtgtggaggggcaGGGCGGAGAGCGCAGCCCCTGAGCACTTGTTTGATTCGGTATGTTCCCTTTTTCCCGTATGATGCTGTGTTTGTGCATGCTGAGACACCTCGGCGTGAAAGCCGTGTAGCCAGAGACAGAGCCACATGCGTGAAAGGCGCAGAGACAGGCGGGGCCAGTGACTGCATTCCTAAGGCTGACGTCTTCGGACACATCATGAGGTAGAGCGGCTCTCTCGACGCTTGAGACTACGCTCACTGCTcctgtgtgggtgcgtgcggtTGTGCACGCCTCGTGGTTGCTTTTCTTCCATTCACGCATCGCCTATCACGGCGGCTGCACCCATCCCACTCGCGTTTCCTAGACCACACGGTCGCTCTCTCACTTCTGTACCTGGACTATCTCCTCCATACCCTTCCCCTGCACCCTTCACACTCCCACTGCGCATCTGCGCGCTGACATCAACATGAATGTTCTCGGTCGCCATCCTCCCTGCCTTTCGCCCATGCCACACTCCCGCAGTTCTCTGTTCGTTTCCTTATCATACTGGGAAAGCTGCGCGTAATTTGTTGTGCTTTCGCTGCGGACTTCGCCTTCTGTGTTGCTCTGTGCCTTCTGTTTTCGCGTTCGTGtttgctgctgcgtgcaTCTTCAGGAGGCGTGTGGCTGACTTCACAGACGGTCTCCAGCTCCCATCCTCACGCAGTCCTTGCATCTTTCGCCTACTCTTCTCCGTCCGTGAAGGGCTTTCTTTCATCACCAAGAGGCCCCAACACAGGCTGTGTTTGCCAGCATCTCACAGCATccaccacctctgctgctggcgcctGCCTCCTGGCTCTTCGatttctcttctcccctaTCGTCTTGGCGATGTCGAAGTTGCTGCAGAAGGTTGCCATCGGTGCGATGGCTGCCGGCCTTAGCGTGTACAGCTGCTGCTTTGTGGTTTACCCAGGTGAGGCGTGCATTCTATACAACAAGATCAGCGGACTGAAGGACTCCGTGTACGGCGAAGGCCTTCAGGGGCGCATCATCGGCCTGGACGAAATCTTGCGCTTCAACGTGCGGGTGCGCCCGCGCACGCTGCACACAATGACCGGGACAAAGGATCTGCAGATGGTGAacgtgcggctgcgcgtgcttTTCCGTCCCATGGCTGACCGCCTCCCGCAGATCTACCGCACCTTCGGTCTCGACTACGACGAGCGCATCCTGCCCTCTGTCAGCAACGAAATCCTGAAAGCGGTTGTGGCAGAGTACAAGGCGGAGGAGCTCATCCAAAAGCGCGACGCGGTCTCTGCGCGCATTTACCAGCTCATGCAGGAGAAGGTGAATCAGTTCGGTCTCATCATTGAAGACCTCTCGCTGGTCGACATCCAGTTTGGCGCTGACTTCatgacggcggtggagcagaaGCAGGTAGCCCAGCAGGAAGCAGAGCGCTACCGCTATGTCGTGATGGAGAATGAGCAGAagcgccgtgctgccgtgGTGCGCGCCGAGGGTGAGGCGGAGTCGGCGCGGCTCATTTCCGAGGCCATTCAGAAATCTGGGTCCGgcctgctggagctgcgccgcatcgaggcagcggtggaggtggccAACCAGATCGTGCCCATGCAGAACGTTACGTTCGTACCGAAGGACGCAAACATGCTGATGAACATGTCGAGGTGAggcgccctctctctctggcctCCCACTCTTTGCATGCCGGATCGCATACCTACAAGATTGCGGTGGGCGCGTCCTTCTTGAAGCATTCAAGGGCCCAGCATCTGAAGGCGAGCCAGCCCTGAGGTGCCGCTCACAAGGGTCGTCGCGGTCCGCAAAGTGTTTGCATTGTGATTACGGCCGGGCCATTTGTTAAGCGTTtcgtttttgtgtgtgtttccttCCTCGCTTTTTGTGTTTTGTGTTCCGTTGTCGTGTGCCATCGTTCACATCGTAGGTGTAGTCTCAAGTGATCCATGCTCAGCGGCCGGAGAGGGTGGTGGCTCGCCAACTTCCGCACtagccccctccccttctttctctgcgctctatgtgcgcacgtgcgtgtagCCGCTGTTGTCATTGGAAGATCGAAGCGCTTTGACGGTGCATGTTGTCGGCCACACCCACCACGAGGAAAGAGTGATCTGTGCGCACTGAtctcacacacactcgcGTCTTTCAACTcgaaagggagggggcggggagcCCATCGTGCGCATTAGCCCGTGTGCACGCATACGCGCTACGGAGGCAGGATGTAGAAGCTACGTCTCGACGGGCACCTCTGCCACCCGCttcatctctctcgctttgTGATTGCCGGGCCTACGAGGACACGTCGGCGTAGCCGCGGACCTGCCTTCTCACTGGCGCGTATTCCGCACGTCGCCTGCCAATGCCCTTTCACGACTCCTTTTTGCTTTACCTCCTTTGCCTCTCCGcgccctcttctctcgccgACGGGTGGCCTCGAGctctgtgcgtgggtgtctGGGCGCACGGCTCACATACGCGCGTCAACAGTGCCACAGGCGCACCGACGTCTCTGTGAAGCGTCTTTGTAGAAGAAAGGCGCAGGCCAGGGTTCACCTTTAGTAAGCGGACACGTCGCCACATCTGGTGCCATTACGGCCAGTCCCACTCTTACCCACACCGGGATTCTCTGCGTCTCTGACTCGCTTCTCTTGCGCTTGACCTCGTTTTGCTGTCGCGTGCGCAGAGCTTTGTCCGTTTCTTTTCCCTGACCCGTAGCAGTGCAACCTCTGCCCACCCCGACCAGAAGCGTATCATCGCGACAGCTGGGACACGATCATGTCAGTGAAGGAGACCATCATCGCTCTGCCACTCATGGTGGGGTCGGTGCTGGACGTCGACAGCGACATCACGGCGACAAGCGCGATCTCCGTGTTTGACGATCGCGCCCTGCTCATTGGCACCAGTGAAGGCAGCCTCCTGCTCTGCGCTCCAGTGAATGCGGGTGCACACGTGCTGACGCCGCATTCTGACACGACGCTGCACTGCGGGGCTATCTACGATCTCGCCGTCAGCTCAAACCATCTTGTCGCAACGGCTGGCCACGACGCCGTCAGCTGCGTCTTTTCTCTGCACACCCTCTATCGCGACAGTGGGGTTACGCAGTGTCGGCGGATCACAGGGCACACTGTCCCCGTCGTCGCAGTCCGATTCCTCTCTGATGGGACATCTTTCGTGACTCTTGGGGCTGACGGACGTGTGCTCGTGGTCGAGGCGCACAGTGGAGACATCTTGGCATCCTTATTATGCGGCTTCGCTGCGACTTGCTTGGTGTGCTCACTGGATGAGACGCAGCTGTTCGTTGGCGGCCGCTCCCTCGCGTCCATCGACCTTCACCAAGCGATGCGGCCGATGTCTTTGCAGTCCGTCAGTGCCGCAGCCTCTGGACCTGATCCATGGGCATCTCtctcgagcgccgccgcagcatcCGGTGCCGCAGCTTCTCTTCGCACCCCAGCGTGGTTGCGACTGTATGCGTGGGAGGAGAAGTCTGAAGCAACGGCTGGCGCATCACGACGGCAGTTCCGCACACCTCCCCACACGTTGATCCGCTCGCTGGGCGTGGACCCATGTGACGGTGCCTTGACTGCTATATTTGTGCGTCACACGGGAGGCACCTCATCTGTGGAGgtctgcggcagcgcgcggtgGGCCGCCACAGGCGGCAGAACGGCGTCCGAGGCGACGTGGGCCCCCCAGGCCTTGCGAGGTGTCTCCGCTGCACTACACTATCACATGTCGAGGGACCGCTCTACGGGTGTAGCTTCTGGGAAGCTTCGGGTACGGTGCCGGGTAAAGGCATCCACCCGCCCGTCCACGAAGCAGactcctgcgccgccaggATCCTTCCCGtccactgcggcagcgctctGGAACGGTCGCTGGTACGCCTCCCCATTTCAGCTGGCAGGTGACATCCCTCGACTCACCGTATCTCACGGCCTTGCTGAGACTTCAGTTTTCGCGGCCGAGAAGAGCAACCAATACGGCTTCCCATCGGCAGGCCCTCGTACCTCAGGCGAAGAGCTGCTCATTGCCCAGGCGCAATGcgacgagctgcagcgcgagtgCGACGCACTGGTCTTTCAGATTAAGAGTCTTCTCGCTCACAGGGCACTGATCTGATCGTCGTAATGCCTCGAAGGAGTAGGGCGGGACCAGGGGCATATGCGGCCACTGCGGTGACTCGTGCATGTGCAttgcctttctctctccctgtgccATCACAGCCCGGCGCCAGGTGCCCACTGTGCGTCGTCTCCCTTCTCGCGCATCGAAGGCGTTCTTCCTTTGTTTGcctgttgtgtgtgtgtggccttTTAAGGGCCCGCTAAGATGTGGTGTGTCGTGCTTCCAGGCGGGAGATCAGAGGCGGTCGACTCacctgctgccaccgctgcctctctcccatCCCCGTAACTCCGGGTAAGAAGACacaaggacgaggaggatggaACCGCCCAGGCGTAAGCCCACACGCCTATTCGCTGAGCAATGACCTGCCGCTGATGCCTTCAACAGGTCCTGAGCCCCCAAGTTAGGGCGTGAGGGGCAACAACGCACGCCGCCTATTCAGGCGCCGGTTCCGCTTGAGGGACGTACATGTATGTGCGTACATGTGTCGCGTGCACCCATAAGGCGTGGCTTGAGACTGTTTCCTGCTCACCCTCTGAAGCGAATGCCGCATGCCTTACGtaagcacacacgcccgcatACCACCACAACTCTTCCGCTGCTTTCCTTTCCGCCCTCTTCTCGGCGCTTCTTCCTACGgtcttctgctgcggctgccttgTTTTACCACATCCTGCAGCCGCGGTTCATCGCTtgttcccccttccccccggCACTTCCTCGTGCCCCACacctgccaccgccaccgatACAGATCCGCCGTCACACACCGGTGTACGGCACACGTGGGTATGTCCACGCCGAATCTCGATGCCCTCCTTGGTGTTCCACTGGCTGCGGAGCTAGTGGCAAGAGCAGGAGGTCTTTTGGCGCTGTGCAAGCTGAGTGACACCGCACTTCGCATGCTGGGCACGGAGGAGTTCCAGAGCATCGCGAGCAGCTCACgggcgaagcagctgcacgctGGCCTGTTGTTAAAAGCTTCACTGTTCACTGACGCCTTTggagacgaggaagaggtggaCACGACGGACCTGAAGGCTGCGCAGAAGGGTGCTGCTCAACTGGGCCGCAAGTGCGCCCTAGT is a genomic window of Leishmania mexicana MHOM/GT/2001/U1103 complete genome, chromosome 16 containing:
- a CDS encoding putative prohibitin; protein product: MSKLLQKVAIGAMAAGLSVYSCCFVVYPGEACILYNKISGLKDSVYGEGLQGRIIGLDEILRFNVRVRPRTLHTMTGTKDLQMVNVRLRVLFRPMADRLPQIYRTFGLDYDERILPSVSNEILKAVVAEYKAEELIQKRDAVSARIYQLMQEKVNQFGLIIEDLSLVDIQFGADFMTAVEQKQVAQQEAERYRYVVMENEQKRRAAVVRAEGEAESARLISEAIQKSGSGLLELRRIEAAVEVANQIVPMQNVTFVPKDANMLMNMSR